The following proteins are co-located in the Rhodococcus opacus B4 genome:
- a CDS encoding substrate-binding domain-containing protein, with translation MRAFGVAVTVAATVLGACAAPPPGDDAAKKVYFFLPNTTTTRFVERDEPLFTDFLELFAPKATVTVRNAEGDPARQQSQVESAIADGAAVLVLISADARFSGGALTAAADANVPVVLYDHDAVGGPAEVQVIFDPLEVGRRQGSRAADLIAAMPGDGLKIARVEGNLGEYGTRQFQLGQNEYLQPLIGSRKIRVVCETAIDDWDPAEGQAFAEECLTRENNDVDLFVTMNDDLAGGIVAALAGRGLAGRIPVTGGQDANLAALQLIAQGTLDNTIFKNLSDQAKVAAQLTTSILHGADLPENMINGTIDNQYMAVPTVFLPVQNITQDNLHVVVNSGFYTWQQICAPDPDSAVCREHD, from the coding sequence ATGCGCGCATTCGGTGTCGCGGTCACGGTCGCCGCCACCGTGCTCGGGGCGTGCGCGGCCCCGCCGCCAGGCGACGACGCGGCGAAGAAGGTCTACTTCTTCCTGCCGAACACCACGACGACCCGCTTCGTCGAGCGAGACGAACCCTTGTTCACGGACTTCCTCGAACTGTTCGCGCCCAAGGCCACCGTGACGGTCCGCAACGCCGAGGGTGATCCCGCCCGGCAGCAGAGCCAGGTCGAGTCGGCGATCGCGGACGGCGCGGCTGTGCTCGTCCTGATCTCCGCCGACGCGAGATTCTCGGGGGGAGCGCTGACCGCCGCCGCCGACGCGAACGTTCCGGTGGTGCTCTACGACCACGACGCGGTCGGCGGACCCGCGGAGGTTCAGGTGATCTTCGATCCGCTCGAGGTCGGCCGACGGCAGGGAAGTCGCGCCGCGGATCTGATCGCGGCGATGCCCGGCGACGGTCTGAAGATCGCCCGGGTAGAGGGAAATCTCGGTGAATACGGGACCCGCCAATTTCAGCTCGGGCAGAACGAGTATCTGCAGCCGCTCATCGGCAGCCGCAAGATCCGTGTGGTCTGCGAGACCGCGATCGACGACTGGGACCCGGCCGAGGGCCAGGCGTTCGCAGAGGAATGCCTGACCCGGGAGAACAACGACGTCGATCTGTTCGTCACCATGAACGACGATCTGGCGGGCGGAATTGTCGCCGCCCTGGCCGGCCGCGGGCTGGCCGGACGGATACCCGTGACCGGGGGACAGGACGCCAATCTCGCTGCGCTGCAACTCATCGCCCAGGGCACCCTCGACAACACGATCTTCAAGAATCTATCCGACCAGGCGAAGGTCGCTGCGCAGCTGACCACGTCGATCCTGCACGGCGCCGACCTACCCGAGAACATGATCAACGGCACGATCGACAACCAGTACATGGCGGTGCCGACGGTTTTTCTGCCCGTCCAGAACATCACGCAGGACAACCTCCACGTGGTGGTCAACTCCGGCTTCTACACCTGGCAGCAGATCTGCGCACCGGATCCGGACTCCGCGGTGTGCCGGGAACACGACTGA
- a CDS encoding class I SAM-dependent methyltransferase — translation MSERTPSGRTPSRWEEITAADPGHSAWYVERFRAMEAKGQDIVGEARLVDAMLGRGGRVLDAGCGLGRLGGYLHDAGHVVVGVDVDPVLIGVAEEDHPGPTWLVGDLAELDLPSRGVAADFDVIVCAGNVMTFLAPSTRESVLAGFAAHLAPTGRLIVGFGADRGYEFPQFMADAGANGLTVDLLLSTWDLRPFTDDSDFLVAVLSRAD, via the coding sequence ATGAGCGAACGAACCCCCAGTGGACGCACTCCCAGCCGGTGGGAGGAGATCACCGCGGCCGATCCGGGGCATTCGGCGTGGTATGTCGAACGGTTCCGGGCGATGGAGGCGAAGGGCCAGGACATCGTGGGCGAGGCCCGGCTGGTCGATGCGATGCTGGGCCGTGGCGGCCGGGTTCTCGATGCGGGCTGCGGACTGGGCCGGCTCGGTGGCTATCTGCACGATGCGGGTCATGTCGTGGTCGGGGTCGATGTCGACCCGGTGCTGATCGGGGTCGCGGAGGAGGATCACCCCGGCCCGACGTGGCTGGTCGGTGACCTCGCGGAATTGGACCTGCCCTCTCGCGGTGTCGCGGCCGATTTCGACGTGATCGTGTGCGCGGGCAACGTGATGACCTTCCTGGCACCGTCGACCCGGGAGTCGGTGCTGGCGGGATTCGCTGCTCATCTCGCCCCGACCGGCCGGCTGATCGTCGGGTTCGGCGCCGACCGGGGCTACGAGTTCCCGCAATTCATGGCGGATGCCGGAGCCAACGGTCTGACGGTGGACCTGCTGCTCTCGACGTGGGATCTGCGCCCGTTCACCGACGACTCCGATTTTCTGGTTGCGGTGCTGTCGCGCGCGGACTGA
- a CDS encoding nuclear transport factor 2 family protein, which translates to MPESPPDRVQITDRLHVVANLLDTRDWPGFAATLTEDVVAYGRTGPAAVVARVRSHLDVCGTTQHLLGNIRIDLDGDTARTTSYFRAFHLGLGDRAGASYECLGEYRDQWRRGPSGWLLSGRVIDVRAEIGDRSVIAPR; encoded by the coding sequence ATGCCCGAGTCTCCTCCCGACCGTGTCCAGATCACCGATCGCCTGCACGTCGTGGCAAACCTGCTCGACACGAGGGACTGGCCGGGGTTCGCCGCAACCCTCACCGAGGACGTCGTGGCCTACGGCCGCACGGGGCCTGCGGCCGTGGTCGCGCGCGTGCGATCCCACCTCGACGTCTGCGGCACCACCCAGCACCTGCTGGGCAACATCCGCATCGACCTCGACGGCGACACGGCCCGCACGACGTCCTACTTCCGGGCATTTCACCTCGGCCTCGGCGACCGAGCCGGCGCGTCGTACGAATGCCTCGGCGAATACCGGGACCAGTGGCGGCGCGGCCCGTCGGGCTGGTTGCTGTCGGGGCGCGTGATCGATGTTCGCGCCGAAATCGGCGACCGGAGTGTCATCGCGCCCCGATGA
- a CDS encoding MerR family transcriptional regulator, which produces MPKFRTVDVARRAGYSVQQIRNLERAGVLPPATRTATGFRVYTEVQLQSALAYRELAVAVGPVEAKRIVRSVHTCPAAATVALLDAAHARLHTERAELALAKDAAAVISAEQIEDVRASDWMSVAELAAALGVRTSTLRHWDTEELVIPDRKAPTRERRYSPSQVRDARIVHQLRKAGYRIAPLRAVMAQLRRPAGSGDIGVALAVRDETLTGRSRALVDATAALAGLLPPSGVSPRATAPQPENRSRR; this is translated from the coding sequence ATGCCGAAGTTCCGAACCGTGGACGTGGCCCGCCGTGCCGGGTACTCCGTCCAGCAGATCCGCAACCTCGAACGCGCCGGTGTGCTGCCTCCCGCGACCCGCACGGCCACCGGGTTCCGCGTCTACACCGAGGTGCAGCTGCAGTCCGCGCTGGCCTATCGAGAACTCGCCGTGGCGGTCGGGCCGGTCGAAGCCAAACGGATCGTTCGCAGCGTGCACACGTGCCCGGCCGCGGCGACGGTCGCTCTCCTCGACGCCGCACACGCCCGGCTCCACACCGAACGCGCCGAGCTCGCGCTGGCAAAGGATGCCGCCGCGGTGATCTCCGCCGAGCAGATCGAGGACGTGCGAGCATCCGACTGGATGAGCGTGGCCGAACTCGCCGCCGCGCTCGGTGTCCGCACCTCCACGTTGCGACACTGGGATACAGAAGAACTCGTCATCCCCGACCGAAAGGCACCCACGCGAGAACGCCGATACTCCCCGTCCCAGGTCCGCGACGCCCGCATCGTGCATCAGCTACGCAAAGCCGGATACCGCATCGCACCCCTTCGCGCCGTGATGGCACAACTGCGGCGCCCGGCCGGATCGGGCGACATCGGCGTCGCACTCGCCGTCCGTGACGAGACCCTCACGGGCCGCTCCAGGGCCCTGGTCGACGCAACCGCGGCGCTCGCCGGGCTGCTGCCGCCGTCCGGGGTCAGTCCGCGCGCGACAGCACCGCAACCAGAAAATCGGAGTCGTCGGTGA
- a CDS encoding DUF6194 family protein, which translates to MTIDDIIDFVEGLDDVLTLRPVPGDGSPEISWGDTFFYYSPDGVVPTTTQPFATIVTKNYPGDEDSRLDRAGAFRVNIHAGKEAFLATLGRAPREPGPAHTDAGASDTVIAHPVYGSAAWLAIVNPGPRTGRLTRELLCTAHALARSRYERRADAVRRQN; encoded by the coding sequence ATGACGATAGACGACATCATCGACTTCGTGGAAGGTCTCGACGACGTCCTCACCCTCAGGCCGGTCCCGGGTGACGGCTCGCCGGAGATCAGCTGGGGCGACACCTTCTTCTACTACTCGCCGGATGGGGTCGTTCCGACGACGACCCAGCCGTTCGCCACGATCGTCACGAAGAACTATCCGGGCGACGAAGATTCGCGGCTCGACCGTGCGGGTGCCTTCCGAGTGAATATCCACGCCGGGAAGGAGGCGTTCCTCGCGACGCTCGGCCGCGCACCGCGAGAGCCCGGACCAGCCCACACCGACGCCGGCGCATCCGACACGGTCATCGCTCACCCCGTGTATGGCTCCGCGGCGTGGCTGGCAATCGTGAATCCCGGCCCACGCACCGGTCGACTCACCCGCGAGTTACTGTGCACGGCACACGCCCTGGCCCGATCGAGGTACGAGCGAAGAGCAGATGCCGTGCGTCGTCAGAACTGA